A single genomic interval of Bacteroidota bacterium harbors:
- a CDS encoding TPM domain-containing protein: MKKILLYLFLFIGNFVFAQKDYTVESIPNPKDSPPYGYVSNPDGVLDDNTFGLINSYIRNLEDSTTIQIAVVVVNSIGDLVPREFATELFRHWGIGQAENNNGLLILLVINQRRMEFEVGYGLEGILTDGISKRIQMEHMVPYAKEGDYNQATLQGVFEVSKMLGNPKYREEVYAGTDSNGNYANSLSRQNIAVPVVIIFFIVYGLTLIINWKSSTKNLKKKPIYVQHYFNSNYNNTKNILIGIGLPVAFIASQMSTGNLRIAEFWIFMYLFIIFLLVERRFRLNSYIIHETDKQEDEPYKSYNYLAHSHSKGWFAAVVFFPIPFLLYWIWHRWQLRYLRNIAPVDAASGLPMQKLSEKADNAFLENFQLTEEKLKSVDYDVWQSSKNDNVKIIRYENFRSKYTTCSNCNGKTFSMEKNETLQSATYSSSGLGRKTYGCKNCNHTEEKTYTIPMKVQSSSSSSGGSGGGGGGSFGGGSSGGGGAGSSW, encoded by the coding sequence ATGAAAAAAATCCTGCTTTACCTTTTTCTTTTCATTGGCAATTTTGTTTTCGCACAAAAAGATTATACAGTTGAATCCATACCCAACCCGAAAGATTCTCCGCCATACGGATATGTAAGTAATCCCGATGGCGTGTTAGATGATAATACTTTCGGACTCATTAATTCTTATATCCGCAATTTGGAAGATTCAACAACTATTCAAATTGCAGTGGTAGTGGTGAATTCAATTGGTGATTTAGTACCAAGAGAATTTGCGACAGAACTTTTTCGGCATTGGGGAATAGGTCAGGCAGAAAATAATAATGGATTATTAATTCTGCTTGTAATTAATCAGCGGCGAATGGAGTTCGAAGTGGGTTATGGTTTGGAAGGAATTTTAACTGATGGAATCAGCAAGCGTATTCAAATGGAACACATGGTGCCTTATGCAAAAGAAGGTGATTACAATCAGGCTACTTTACAAGGAGTTTTTGAAGTTTCAAAAATGTTGGGCAATCCAAAATATCGTGAAGAAGTATATGCAGGAACTGACAGCAATGGTAATTATGCAAATTCATTAAGCAGACAAAATATTGCAGTGCCTGTTGTAATAATTTTCTTTATTGTGTATGGACTTACTTTAATTATTAATTGGAAATCATCTACCAAAAATTTAAAAAAGAAACCCATTTATGTACAGCATTATTTCAATAGCAATTACAATAACACTAAAAACATTTTGATTGGAATTGGTTTGCCTGTAGCATTTATAGCATCACAAATGTCAACGGGTAATTTGCGTATAGCTGAGTTCTGGATTTTTATGTATTTGTTTATAATTTTTTTATTAGTCGAAAGAAGATTTCGCTTAAATAGTTATATTATTCATGAAACGGATAAACAAGAAGACGAACCTTATAAGAGCTATAATTATTTAGCACATTCGCATAGCAAAGGATGGTTTGCTGCGGTTGTCTTTTTTCCAATACCATTTTTATTGTATTGGATATGGCATCGCTGGCAATTACGTTATTTGCGCAACATTGCGCCGGTGGATGCAGCAAGCGGATTACCTATGCAAAAACTTTCAGAAAAAGCAGATAATGCATTCCTGGAAAATTTTCAGTTGACAGAAGAGAAACTAAAATCAGTGGATTATGATGTGTGGCAAAGCAGTAAAAATGATAATGTAAAAATTATTCGCTACGAAAATTTTAGAAGTAAATACACTACTTGTTCTAATTGCAATGGTAAAACATTTAGTATGGAAAAAAATGAAACACTGCAAAGTGCAACGTATTCAAGTTCAGGTTTAGGAAGGAAAACATATGGTTGTAAGAATTGCAATCACACAGAAGAAAAAACCTATACGA